The Opitutaceae bacterium genome includes a window with the following:
- a CDS encoding DUF3516 domain-containing protein, translating into MPPSPPLAPPSGFPDADRALDAFLAAMTARGLELYPEQEEAILELYAGRNVILNTPTGSGKSLVAAAFHYKALCTGRRSVYTCPIKALVNEKFLSLCRDFGPDNVGMMTGDATVNGDAAVLCCTAEILANIALAGGERSDAIGAVIMDEFHYYSDVSRGVAWQVPLLLMPRARFLLMSATLGTTDFIAKDLTRVTAATTTVVRSDRRPVPLNFEYSETPLAERVAELLTLKRAPVYLVHFTQREASEAAQSLTSLAICSREEKEALARELEPVRFTSPYGKEVKRWLRHGIGVHHAGLLPKYRILVEQLAQKGLLKVICGTDTLGVGINVPIRTVVFTQLWKYDGQKPGILSVRDFRQIAGRAGRKGFDDVGYVIVQAPEHVIANKRAEEKAASDPKKAKKLVKQKAPEGSIGWDEKTFERLMNAPSEALVSRFDVTHGMLLNVLGRDENGCRVMQRLIGESHEPPQRKRTLRRKAWQLFRSLLERGILAITPPAPSGRRLQVNVDLQSDFSLHQALSLYLIDTLPRLNPESPEYALEVLTLCESILEDPEVILRRQVDKAKTEELERLKAADVPYEQRMEKLEEIEHPKPIREFLYETFNAFSASHPWVGQENVRPKAIAREVYERYMSFSDYVREYGLQRAEGVLLRHLSQAWKVLSQTVPDSFKTEEVLEMETHLRELVRSIDSSLIEEWEKMRNPNYAVDPGSTEEPRRQGKPDITRDQRTFKRLIRTAILQFLQACASRDWETAAALVGSTPDVETGLARELEQRFEAYWNARGRFKLDPEGRSTRHTHFLDVEPPGSRWEVAQMLIDPEGNNDWELRVEVDIDASRAQAAAVIRFLSLTPLGQ; encoded by the coding sequence ATGCCGCCTTCCCCTCCCCTCGCCCCCCCTTCAGGCTTCCCGGATGCCGACCGGGCACTCGATGCCTTTCTGGCGGCGATGACTGCCCGGGGCCTCGAACTCTATCCCGAACAGGAGGAGGCGATCCTAGAACTATACGCCGGGCGTAATGTCATCCTGAATACACCCACAGGCTCCGGAAAGTCTCTGGTCGCCGCTGCATTTCACTACAAGGCACTCTGCACAGGGCGCAGGTCCGTGTACACCTGCCCCATCAAGGCGCTGGTGAACGAAAAGTTTCTCTCCCTCTGCCGCGATTTTGGGCCCGACAACGTGGGAATGATGACCGGCGACGCGACCGTGAATGGCGACGCAGCGGTGCTTTGCTGCACGGCTGAAATCCTGGCAAACATCGCGCTGGCGGGCGGCGAAAGAAGCGACGCGATAGGTGCCGTGATCATGGACGAGTTTCACTATTACTCGGACGTTTCGAGAGGCGTCGCCTGGCAGGTGCCGCTCCTGCTCATGCCTCGGGCGCGATTCCTGTTGATGTCCGCCACACTCGGCACAACGGACTTTATCGCAAAGGACCTCACACGGGTGACGGCCGCAACCACGACAGTGGTGCGGAGCGACAGGCGTCCCGTGCCGTTGAACTTTGAGTACTCGGAGACACCCTTGGCGGAGCGGGTGGCGGAGTTGCTCACGCTCAAACGGGCGCCCGTGTACCTGGTGCACTTCACCCAGCGCGAGGCTTCTGAAGCTGCACAGAGCCTAACCTCGCTTGCGATCTGTTCCCGCGAGGAGAAGGAAGCCCTCGCGCGCGAACTCGAACCCGTCCGGTTCACGAGCCCCTACGGCAAGGAGGTCAAGCGCTGGCTGAGACACGGGATAGGGGTTCACCATGCCGGCCTCCTTCCCAAGTACCGGATCCTCGTCGAGCAGCTTGCCCAGAAAGGTCTTCTCAAGGTCATTTGTGGCACGGACACGCTCGGAGTTGGGATCAACGTTCCCATCCGGACGGTCGTGTTCACGCAGCTTTGGAAGTACGACGGCCAGAAGCCTGGCATTTTGAGCGTCCGAGACTTTCGCCAGATTGCCGGGCGGGCCGGCCGAAAAGGCTTTGACGATGTTGGCTATGTCATCGTGCAGGCTCCGGAGCATGTCATTGCCAACAAACGCGCGGAGGAAAAGGCGGCGTCCGACCCCAAGAAGGCGAAGAAACTCGTGAAGCAGAAAGCGCCGGAGGGTTCGATCGGCTGGGATGAAAAGACGTTTGAGCGCCTCATGAACGCGCCTTCTGAGGCGCTCGTCTCCCGCTTCGACGTCACCCATGGCATGCTCCTGAATGTCCTCGGTCGGGACGAGAATGGCTGTCGGGTCATGCAGCGCCTGATTGGAGAATCCCACGAACCACCGCAGCGAAAGCGCACGCTGCGACGAAAAGCGTGGCAACTGTTCCGTTCCCTCCTTGAACGCGGCATTCTCGCCATCACCCCGCCGGCGCCTTCAGGACGGAGACTCCAGGTAAACGTGGACCTCCAGTCCGATTTCTCACTGCATCAGGCACTCTCCCTGTACCTGATCGACACGCTGCCCAGGCTGAATCCCGAATCGCCCGAGTATGCCCTCGAGGTCCTGACGCTTTGCGAATCCATTTTGGAAGACCCCGAGGTCATCTTGCGACGCCAGGTGGACAAGGCAAAGACCGAGGAGCTCGAACGCCTGAAGGCTGCCGACGTGCCTTACGAGCAGCGCATGGAAAAGCTCGAGGAGATCGAGCATCCCAAGCCGATACGCGAGTTCCTGTACGAAACGTTCAATGCCTTTTCCGCCTCACACCCCTGGGTGGGACAGGAGAACGTGCGGCCCAAGGCAATCGCGCGCGAGGTATACGAACGCTACATGAGCTTCTCGGATTATGTGCGCGAGTACGGACTTCAGCGCGCGGAAGGCGTGTTGCTCCGCCACCTGAGCCAGGCTTGGAAGGTGCTCAGCCAAACCGTCCCGGACTCCTTCAAGACCGAGGAGGTGCTCGAGATGGAGACGCACCTGAGGGAGCTGGTGCGCAGCATCGACTCGAGCCTCATCGAGGAGTGGGAAAAGATGCGCAATCCGAACTACGCCGTTGACCCAGGCTCAACCGAGGAGCCCCGCCGCCAGGGGAAACCAGACATCACGCGTGATCAACGAACCTTCAAGCGCCTGATCCGCACCGCCATTCTTCAGTTCCTCCAAGCCTGCGCCTCCCGCGATTGGGAAACGGCGGCGGCGCTTGTGGGGAGCACTCCCGATGTGGAAACCGGGCTCGCGCGCGAGTTGGAACAGCGCTTCGAGGCCTATTGGAATGCACGCGGCCGCTTCAAGCTTGATCCGGAAGGACGCTCCACCCGACACACGCATTTTCTGGACGTTGAGCCACCCGGCTCGCGCTGGGAAGTCGCCCAGATGCTGATTGATCCGGAGGGAAACAACGACTGGGAACTCCGCGTCGAAGTCGACATCGACGCCTCGCGCGCCCAAGCTGCGGCAGTTATTCGATTCCTGAGCCTTACCCCTCTTGGTCAATGA
- a CDS encoding NADP-dependent isocitrate dehydrogenase, whose amino-acid sequence MPAKPTLLYTRTDEAPALATYSLLPIVQAFARHADISVETRDISLSGRILAQFSDRLPPHQRISDDLAELGALTLKPEANIIKLPNISASVPQLKEAIAELQAKGYAIPSYPEVPANDEEKDSKARYDKVKGSAVNPVLREGNSDRRAPKAVKDYARKHPHSMGAWSPSSKTVVATMGGDDFFSNEKSVTVQAATNVRIVFVDTAGAVKVLKEKTPLKAGEILDGTVMRKKALITFYQEQVARAKREGILFSLHLKATMMKVSDPVLFGHAVRVFIASLIEKHADTLQSLGVDFNNGLGDLVEKMQNLPEAKRAEIESDLKAVLAGGPAIAMVNSDNGITNLHVPSDVIVDASMPAMIRAGGKMYDAQGKLQDALAVIPDSSYAGVYDATVEFCKKHGAFDPKTMGSVPNVGLMAQAAEEYGSHNKTFIAPASGTIRVVDDAGNVLLEHGVEEGDIWRACQTKDAAIQDWVKLAVNRARLSQTPAIFWLDERRAHDAQVLAKVRTYLSQHDLTGLTLDVLPPADACRKTLERLKVGQDTISVTGNVLRDYLTDLFPILEVGTSAKMLSIVPLMNGGGLFETGAGGSAPKHVEQFLQENYLRWDSLGEFFALAASLEHLSIVMKHAKAKVLADTLDAANGKFLENDKSPSRKVGGIDNRGSHFYLALYWAQELAAQTVDSDLKRVFGPVADKLAEQEKVIVQELIAVQGKPIDVGGYYRPDDTRATEALRPSKTFNSIIDTL is encoded by the coding sequence ATGCCCGCGAAGCCGACCCTCCTTTACACCCGAACGGACGAAGCACCCGCCCTTGCCACGTACTCGCTCCTGCCAATCGTGCAGGCGTTTGCACGGCACGCGGATATCAGCGTGGAGACGCGGGACATCTCGCTCTCGGGGCGTATTCTGGCCCAGTTCTCCGACCGCCTTCCCCCGCACCAGCGCATCAGCGATGATCTGGCTGAACTCGGAGCGCTGACGCTCAAACCGGAGGCCAACATCATCAAGCTGCCCAACATCTCGGCGTCGGTGCCTCAGCTCAAGGAGGCCATTGCGGAGCTGCAGGCGAAGGGGTACGCGATCCCATCCTATCCGGAAGTGCCGGCGAACGACGAGGAGAAGGACAGCAAGGCCCGCTACGACAAGGTGAAGGGATCCGCTGTGAATCCCGTCCTCCGCGAGGGCAACTCCGATCGCCGGGCGCCAAAGGCGGTCAAGGATTATGCCCGCAAGCACCCGCACTCGATGGGCGCCTGGTCCCCTTCGTCGAAGACGGTGGTGGCGACAATGGGCGGCGATGATTTCTTCTCCAACGAGAAATCAGTCACCGTGCAGGCCGCGACCAACGTGCGTATTGTTTTTGTGGATACAGCCGGGGCGGTGAAAGTGCTGAAGGAGAAGACGCCGCTCAAGGCTGGCGAAATCCTCGACGGCACTGTGATGCGAAAGAAGGCCCTGATCACTTTCTATCAGGAGCAGGTCGCCCGCGCGAAGCGTGAAGGCATCCTCTTCTCGCTCCACCTCAAGGCGACGATGATGAAGGTCTCAGACCCGGTCCTTTTCGGCCACGCTGTGCGGGTCTTCATTGCGTCCCTGATCGAGAAGCACGCCGACACACTCCAATCCCTGGGTGTCGATTTCAACAACGGCCTGGGGGACCTCGTGGAGAAGATGCAAAACCTCCCCGAGGCGAAGCGCGCCGAGATCGAATCCGACCTCAAGGCGGTTCTCGCAGGCGGCCCTGCAATCGCGATGGTCAACTCCGACAACGGCATCACAAATCTCCACGTGCCAAGTGACGTGATTGTCGATGCCTCCATGCCTGCGATGATCCGCGCAGGCGGAAAGATGTATGATGCGCAGGGCAAGCTTCAGGATGCCCTCGCCGTCATCCCCGACAGCAGCTACGCCGGCGTGTACGATGCCACGGTCGAGTTCTGCAAGAAGCATGGCGCCTTTGATCCCAAGACCATGGGCTCCGTGCCTAACGTCGGCCTGATGGCGCAGGCTGCCGAGGAGTACGGGTCGCACAACAAGACCTTCATCGCGCCCGCTTCGGGCACGATCCGCGTCGTCGACGATGCCGGCAACGTGCTGCTCGAGCATGGCGTCGAGGAAGGCGACATCTGGCGTGCGTGCCAGACCAAGGATGCGGCCATCCAGGACTGGGTGAAGCTGGCGGTGAATCGTGCCCGGCTCAGCCAGACACCCGCCATCTTCTGGCTCGACGAACGCCGGGCTCACGACGCCCAGGTGCTGGCCAAGGTCCGCACCTACCTCTCCCAACACGATCTCACCGGCCTCACGCTTGACGTGCTTCCCCCCGCAGACGCTTGCCGCAAGACGCTGGAGCGCCTCAAGGTCGGCCAGGACACGATCTCTGTCACCGGCAACGTGCTTCGCGACTACCTCACCGATCTTTTCCCGATCCTCGAGGTCGGGACGAGTGCGAAGATGCTCTCGATCGTTCCTCTGATGAACGGCGGCGGCCTTTTCGAGACGGGAGCCGGTGGTTCGGCGCCCAAGCACGTGGAACAGTTCCTCCAGGAAAACTACCTGCGCTGGGATTCCCTCGGAGAGTTCTTCGCCCTCGCCGCTTCGCTGGAGCACCTCAGCATTGTCATGAAACACGCCAAGGCGAAGGTGCTCGCCGACACGCTGGATGCGGCGAATGGCAAGTTCCTCGAAAACGACAAGTCGCCTTCGAGAAAGGTGGGCGGAATCGACAACCGGGGCAGCCATTTCTATCTCGCGCTGTATTGGGCACAGGAGCTTGCCGCGCAAACTGTCGACTCCGACCTGAAACGGGTGTTTGGCCCCGTCGCCGACAAGCTCGCGGAGCAGGAAAAGGTGATCGTGCAGGAGTTGATTGCCGTCCAAGGGAAGCCGATCGACGTGGGCGGCTACTACCGCCCCGACGACACGAGGGCAACGGAGGCCCTCCGGCCGAGCAAGACGTTCAATAGCATCATCGACACGCTTTAG
- a CDS encoding alpha/beta hydrolase has translation MIAYFPRPANVLSVLLLATLSAFCRGNPEVVPLWPEKAPGAMEGIPAESWSHEVNNGKPYPRAENLENISIPTLTVFRPAPGKANGCAVVISPGGGYWLLAFVKEGTEIAEWFAERGVTAFVLKYRHRQHKHPIPLLDVTRAIRVVRSQAKEFGIDPNRIGAMGFSAGGHLTALAGTLYDSPEARAGDSLDSVSARPDFLVLVYSVLTLETPIGHSGSAMNLLPAGSPAEKARELSPVSNVTAQTPPTFLLASGGDEGVASENSVFFYLALRKHGVPAELHAFTRGPHGHGMRKGYGPIDVWPDLLHAWLGREGWLKQPN, from the coding sequence ATGATCGCTTATTTCCCACGTCCCGCAAACGTCCTCTCAGTGCTTCTCTTGGCGACACTATCCGCCTTCTGCCGCGGCAATCCAGAAGTGGTGCCGCTTTGGCCCGAAAAGGCCCCCGGGGCCATGGAAGGCATCCCCGCCGAGTCGTGGTCTCATGAGGTGAACAACGGCAAACCCTACCCCCGCGCTGAAAACCTCGAGAACATCTCAATACCCACCTTGACCGTGTTCCGGCCCGCCCCTGGCAAAGCCAATGGGTGTGCGGTGGTGATCAGCCCTGGTGGCGGCTATTGGCTCCTTGCCTTTGTAAAGGAGGGGACCGAGATCGCCGAGTGGTTCGCCGAACGTGGTGTCACTGCGTTCGTGCTCAAGTACCGCCATCGCCAGCATAAGCACCCAATTCCTCTCCTCGACGTGACCCGTGCGATCCGGGTCGTCAGGAGCCAGGCGAAGGAATTTGGAATCGATCCTAATCGAATCGGCGCCATGGGATTCTCGGCGGGCGGCCACTTGACCGCCTTGGCCGGGACCCTCTATGACTCCCCGGAAGCAAGAGCAGGCGACAGCCTGGATTCCGTAAGCGCGAGGCCTGACTTCTTGGTCCTGGTGTATTCCGTACTCACCCTTGAGACCCCGATCGGGCATTCAGGGTCGGCTATGAACCTCCTTCCCGCGGGAAGCCCTGCGGAAAAGGCGCGCGAACTGTCACCGGTTTCGAATGTGACCGCGCAGACGCCACCCACCTTCCTTCTGGCGAGCGGCGGGGATGAAGGCGTCGCTTCTGAGAATTCCGTGTTCTTCTATCTGGCGCTCCGAAAGCACGGCGTCCCTGCGGAACTTCATGCCTTCACCCGCGGCCCGCACGGACACGGGATGCGAAAAGGCTACGGCCCGATCGACGTGTGGCCAGACCTCCTCCATGCCTGGCTGGGACGCGAAGGCTGGTTAAAACAACCGAATTGA
- a CDS encoding mannosyltransferase family protein: MTDRHLLAQVSPTFLDVSLRTPYFRILLLFLLSRLFVAGCAFVSRGVIEPSKFFGPPNHWLDYVTRWDASWYISIVVDGYQHQPGTQSNVAFFPLYPLIVKAFAWAGDVRIVGMVVSNLCLLLASFVLWALFARRDAGIREPDTKDSVPDIAVALFLFNPVTLFFSIMYTESLFFLLTTSTVLAAQTGRWGLAFAAAFAAGTTRSTGLLLALPLFVEYYRVSLHPFRWERRIDLRGLFLSSAPALGVLAFALHLAARFGDPLLFSSVQRTWKRALVWPWQTLTPEYLRVYAPFYLGWFLFFLAVGVLLIGRGMLTRIRWSYSVLGIAMILLYLSSGRLESIPRYLSVVFPLYLVAAEFWRDRPEFRPAIACVGGIAGFLSVTLFINGYWFT; the protein is encoded by the coding sequence TTGACGGACCGTCACCTCCTTGCCCAGGTTTCTCCCACATTCCTCGACGTGTCGCTTCGCACTCCCTACTTCAGAATTTTGCTCCTGTTCCTGCTCTCACGCCTGTTTGTCGCGGGCTGCGCGTTCGTGAGTCGCGGCGTCATTGAGCCGAGCAAGTTCTTTGGCCCGCCCAACCATTGGCTGGACTATGTGACGCGGTGGGACGCGAGTTGGTACATCTCCATCGTGGTGGATGGCTACCAGCACCAGCCCGGCACCCAGTCCAATGTGGCATTCTTCCCGCTCTATCCCTTGATCGTGAAGGCGTTCGCTTGGGCCGGTGACGTCCGCATTGTGGGAATGGTGGTTTCAAATCTTTGCCTGCTGCTCGCATCGTTTGTCTTGTGGGCGCTTTTTGCGCGGAGGGACGCTGGTATCCGTGAACCAGATACCAAGGATTCCGTGCCGGATATCGCGGTGGCCCTTTTCCTGTTTAATCCCGTGACGCTCTTCTTCAGCATCATGTACACGGAGAGCCTCTTCTTCCTGCTCACCACCAGCACAGTCCTTGCGGCGCAGACCGGAAGGTGGGGGCTTGCCTTCGCTGCGGCCTTCGCTGCCGGCACAACGCGAAGCACCGGGCTCCTGCTGGCACTGCCGCTCTTTGTCGAATACTACCGAGTTTCTCTCCACCCCTTCCGGTGGGAACGTCGGATCGATCTCAGAGGATTGTTCCTTTCCAGCGCCCCGGCGCTCGGGGTTCTGGCGTTCGCGCTCCATCTGGCCGCGAGGTTCGGCGACCCTCTTTTGTTCAGTTCGGTGCAGAGGACCTGGAAGCGTGCCCTCGTCTGGCCCTGGCAAACCCTCACGCCCGAATACCTGCGGGTCTATGCCCCTTTCTATCTGGGTTGGTTCCTCTTTTTCCTGGCGGTCGGCGTGCTTCTGATTGGGCGAGGGATGCTCACCCGGATTCGTTGGAGCTACAGCGTACTTGGGATTGCAATGATTCTGCTGTATCTGAGCTCAGGTCGGCTTGAGTCCATTCCACGCTACCTGAGCGTCGTGTTTCCGCTTTACCTGGTTGCGGCGGAATTCTGGCGAGACCGCCCTGAGTTCCGACCGGCCATCGCGTGCGTCGGCGGAATCGCGGGATTTCTCTCGGTCACGCTGTTCATCAACGGCTATTGGTTCACCTGA
- a CDS encoding MFS transporter — MPHPASPVSASPLDRARRLAFFRLIPVLFVAYALAYIDRTNVALAKLTMGRDLPGFDAAVFGFGAGIFFFGYFLLEVPGSVIVERWSARKWICRIMVTWGVVAALTAFVRTPTQFYWMRFLLGLAEAGFFPGVIVYLTHWFVERDRAKALAWFLVATPVAQMIAPAVSAPILRLGETELIDGVAVTHAAFGSLSGWQWMFIFWGVPAVIVGVLVLVLLPDKPRDAQWLAPDERDALESTLAAEKAAKAGKAKMRLMDGLTHPRVLLLCAVFFLCVTANYGIEFFLPSILQDWYGLSIGSIAWLAALPSVLVMVSQLVMGWSSDRFQERRWHVLGPWLATATALALVPLTKGHLGLTIACFMVAAAGLKAYLPAFFALPGLFLVGTAAAGSVGLINSIGNLGGFLGPVILGRMKEMTGSYGLGLWILSGSVTLAAVSLALVKREAFVARTRTSREDRGS; from the coding sequence ATGCCCCACCCCGCATCCCCCGTCTCGGCATCCCCCCTGGACCGCGCCCGCCGCCTCGCGTTTTTTCGCCTGATTCCCGTGTTGTTTGTGGCCTATGCATTGGCCTACATCGACCGGACGAACGTTGCCCTGGCCAAGCTCACGATGGGCCGCGATCTGCCGGGTTTCGATGCCGCTGTCTTTGGTTTTGGCGCCGGCATTTTCTTTTTCGGCTATTTCCTTCTCGAGGTGCCGGGGTCCGTGATTGTGGAGCGTTGGAGCGCCCGCAAGTGGATCTGCCGGATCATGGTCACCTGGGGCGTGGTCGCAGCCCTCACCGCCTTCGTGAGAACGCCGACACAGTTCTATTGGATGCGCTTCCTCCTCGGCCTTGCTGAGGCGGGCTTTTTTCCCGGCGTGATAGTCTATCTCACCCATTGGTTCGTCGAGCGTGACCGCGCAAAGGCGCTGGCCTGGTTCCTGGTTGCGACGCCGGTTGCGCAGATGATTGCGCCGGCGGTCTCGGCCCCAATCCTCCGACTTGGGGAGACGGAGTTAATCGATGGCGTGGCCGTGACTCACGCGGCGTTTGGCTCGCTCTCCGGTTGGCAGTGGATGTTCATCTTCTGGGGCGTCCCGGCCGTCATTGTCGGGGTCCTCGTCCTCGTGTTGCTGCCCGACAAACCGCGCGATGCACAGTGGCTCGCCCCGGATGAACGCGATGCGCTTGAGTCCACCCTGGCCGCTGAGAAGGCGGCGAAGGCTGGAAAGGCGAAGATGCGCCTGATGGACGGTCTCACGCATCCGCGGGTGTTGCTCCTGTGCGCTGTCTTCTTCCTCTGCGTCACCGCCAACTATGGCATCGAGTTCTTTCTCCCAAGCATTCTCCAGGATTGGTACGGACTTAGCATCGGGAGCATCGCCTGGCTCGCCGCCCTGCCTTCGGTCCTGGTGATGGTGAGCCAACTGGTGATGGGCTGGAGCTCCGACCGCTTTCAGGAACGCCGCTGGCATGTGTTGGGCCCCTGGCTTGCCACCGCAACCGCCCTGGCGCTCGTGCCCCTCACAAAAGGACACCTGGGCCTGACCATTGCCTGCTTCATGGTTGCAGCTGCCGGCCTCAAGGCCTACCTGCCGGCGTTCTTTGCACTGCCAGGCCTGTTCCTGGTCGGTACCGCTGCCGCCGGGTCGGTTGGCCTGATCAACTCGATCGGCAATCTGGGCGGCTTCCTAGGTCCCGTGATCCTGGGCAGAATGAAGGAAATGACAGGCTCCTATGGGCTTGGCCTCTGGATTCTCTCCGGATCAGTGACGCTCGCAGCTGTCTCCCTTGCCTTGGTGAAGCGAGAGGCGTTTGTTGCACGGACGCGGACATCCCGTGAAGACCGCGGGTCTTGA